The Cryptosporangium minutisporangium nucleotide sequence CCGGATCACCCTGGACGCACGGCAGTTGACCGACGTAGATGTCGGGGAAGTACTCGCCGGCCCGGGACGCCTCCAGCCGCGCGGCCACCACGTCGTGCACCAGGTCGCCGAGCGGGAACGACGAGCGGTGCACCGTCGCGTCGCGGGCGCTGGTGTAGGCGAGCAGGTCGTCGATGAGCCTGCGCATCCGCTCCGCGGTCACCCGGATCCGGTGCAGATGGTCAAGGCCCTCGTCGCGGACCGCGCCGGTCGTCTCCTCGGTCAGTAGCTCCTCCAGCAGCTCGCCGTAGCCCACGACGGTGGTCAGCGGCGACTTCAGGTCGTGCGCGACGACGCCGGCGAACCCCTGGAGCTCGACCTCGTGCGCCCGGGCCTCGGTGATGTCGTGGAAGACGGCGACCGCGCCGATCGACCCGTCCGCCAGCTCCAGCTGTCGGGCACTGACCGTGATCACCGCCCCGTCCGGCCGCGCGGGGTTGCGGATCAGCATCTCGACGTCGTCCGGAGCCTCGCCGGCCAGCGCCCGGATCAGGGGGAGCTGCTCGAGTGGGAACTCGGAGCCGTCGGGGCGGAACAGGCCGTAGTGCTGCTGCCACTGACTGGGGTCGTCGGCGTCGAGGTCGATGCCGAGCATGCGCTTGGCGGCCGGGTTGTGGGCGAGGAAGCGGCCCTGCTGGTCGACGACGCCGACGCCCTCGGTGATCGTGTCCAGCACGGTGCCGAGCAGCCGTGCCTGGTCGCGGGCCTCGCGTTCGGTGGTGCGCAACTCCGCCGTCGCCGCCCGGACCCGCCGCTCGGCTCGCCCGCGGGCACTGGCCAGCGTCGCCACCAGCGCGGCGAGGAGTGCGGTGAAGGCCAGAAGCGCGGTGGTCAGGGCCACGGCGGGGATTCGGCTGCCACCGGGCAGTGTCTCGGAGACCGCAGCGGTCCGGAGTACCCACTGCCGCTGGGCCACCGGGAGGTCCACGGTGCGCTGCTGGTCCCGGCGCTCGGTGGAGTCCGCGACCAGGCCGGCGACGAGCGTCTCCCCGCCGTTGGCGTTCCGGGCCGCGAGGCTCACGTCCAGGTGGTCCTGCGCGACCCGGGACAGCGTCGCGCGGATGAAGTCCTGGCCGCGCAGGCCCATGATGATCCAACCCCGGAACTGGAAGTTCCCGGCGGCGTCCAACCCCTGCACCGGCGCGGTGAGCACGAACGCGTGTTGTCGGGCCGACGGCGGCAGCTCCCGGTCGATGATCAGCTGATACGTATCGGACACCGCGACGGCCCCGGTCCGCCGGGAGTCTTCGACCGCCGCGTACGGTGCCGGTGCCTGGGTGATGTCGATGCCGTTCGTCAGCGTGCCCTGGCTGCTCAGGCGATTCGAGAGCACCGAGATGACGTGCGGACCGGCGCCGTGCGGCCGGACGACCAGCCCGTCCGAGCCGCGCTGCCGCCACTCGGCCTGGACCTGGGCGATTTGATCGTGTTGCGCCGGGACGAGGAACGCGATCGAGGTCGCACCGGGCAGGCTGATCGGCCCGAGCGGCGCGGTGGCGCGGGAGAACGACGTCGCGGTCACCGTCTCCAGCGCCCCGAGGGCCGCGGCGAGCGTCCGCATCTGGTCCAGGTACCGGTTGACCTCGGCTCGCACCGCCGCGGCCATGAGAGCGGTCCGGTTGTCCATGACCCGGGCGGCGGCCCGGTCGGCGGAGTCTCGCAGCACCGACCCGACGCCGAGCGACGCCAGCGCCCCCGCGAACAGCACCAGCACGCTGAGCGCGGCGACCGACCAGATCCCGCGCCCGGCCCCCGTCTTCCGGCGCCCCCGCACGTCTTCCCATCGACGGCAGCGCGTCCTGCCTGAGGGTCTGGTCCGGGCATTCGCCTCGGTCGGGCATTCTCGGATCAGACCGGACTCGGAGGTCGGCTGATGCGGACGATCATGGTGCTGCTGGTGACGGTGCTCGCCGTGGCCGGTTGCGGACGCGGAGGGCCGGACCCGGCGCCGACCGCCTCTCCGAGCGCGGGCACGCATGCGTACTCGTTGCGGGTCGGCGACCTCGACCGGCGGTACCAGGTCCACGTGCCGGCCGCCGCGGTCGGGCGGACCGGGGTACCGGCCGTGATCGTCCTGCACGGCGGAGGCGGGAGCGGCAGCCAGGTCGCCGAGCAGACCGGCTTCAGCGCGCTCTCCGACCGGGAGGGTTTCCTCGCGGTGTATCCCGACGGCTCCGGTCGCACGAAGCTTCTGACCTGGAACGCCGGCACCTGCTGCTCGTACGCGCGCGACCAGGGCATCGACGACGTCGGATTCGTGCGGGCGCTGATCGACACGCTCGCCGACCGGTTCGGCGTCGGGCGGGTCTACGTCACCGGGTTCTCGAACGGCGCGATGCTCACCTACCGGGTCGGCTGCGAGCTCGCCGACCGGATCACCGCGATCGCACCGGTGTCCGGCGCGATGAACGTGCCGAGCTGCGACCCGGCCCGCCCGCTGCCGGTCTACACCCTGCACGGCGACGCCGATCCGGTCGTCCCGTACGCCGGGGGCACGTCGGCGTCGAGGATCGCGAGCGAGGAGCGGGCCGGCGCCCACCGCTCGGTGGCGTACGCGGTGGACTTCTGGACGCGAGCCGACCGATGCACCGTCGACCCCGCTCGCAGCGTCGACGGGGCGATCACGTCGGTGCGGTACACCGCGTGCGCGCCGGGCGCGGAAGTGCGGCTGGACACCGTCGCCGGGGGCGGACACGCGTGGCCGGGCGGGAAGTCCGTACGCCGCGGCGCCGACGCGCCGACCACCGAACTCGACGCCACGGCCGCGATCTGGGACTTCTTCCGCACCCGCTCCGGTTAGCCGAACGGGTTCGCTGGTTAAGTCTTCTCCGGACGCCGGGAGAAGGAGCAGTCGATGTCCTCGTTAGTGACCGTGCTGGTGGGCCTGGCCGTGGTGGTGGTGATCGGGGTCGGTGTGGGCGTGGCGACCCACCTGCGGCACCGCCGGTGGGGTCCGCTGGTCGGCGGGCACGCGCACAACGACTATCAGCACGGCCGGCCGCTGCTGTCCGCGCTCGACCAGGGCTTCACCAGCGTCGAGGTGGACGTCTGGCCACACCAGGACGAGGAGGGCGTCGCCCGGCTGCTCGTCGGACACGACGCGGAGGACCTGGAGTACTGGCGGACGCTGCGCGGCCTCTACCTCGAGCCGCTGGCGCGGCGGGTCGCTGCGCACGGCGGCGTGCTACCCGGCTACGACCGCCCGTTCCAGCTGTTGGTCGAGGTCAAGCACGACCCGGAGTGGTGCTGGGAGCTGCTCTCAGCCGAGCTCGCCGAGTACCAGGACATGCTGACCCGCTTCGAGGGCGACCAGATCCATCCCGGCGCGGTCACGGTGGTGATCTCCGGTAAGCCTCCGCGGGAGGCGCTGGCCGCTGAGCCGGTCCGGTACGCGGCCTGTGACGGCACGCTCGCCGCGGTCGGCAGCGACGCGCCGGCCGCGCTGGTGCCGCTGTGCAGCGAGAAGTGGGATTGGAAGTTCCACTGGAACGGGCACGGCCAGATGCCGGAGGAGGAGCGCGCGAAGCTTCGCGAATGGGTCGCGAAGGCCCACGCCGAGGGGCGCACCGTGCGGTTCTGGGGAGTGCCTGCGCGCTCGCGCAAGCAACGCAAGGCGTTCTGGCGGGAGATGCGCGACGCCGAAGTGGATTACTTGGGCACCGATGATCTGTCGGCGCTGCGCGCGTTCCTGCACGTGCCGTCCGCCCGCTGAGGCGCCGCCGCTGCGGGTGGGTGCGGCGGGGTGGGTGGTTTTCCCGAAAATCAACCTCTCCGGGGTTAGGGAGAGGTTGAGTTCCCGAAAATCAACCTCTCCCGCGCGCCGGAGAGGTGGTCTTCCCGAAAATCCGCCCCCACCCGGCGGCGCGGGCGCGCGCGCGGGGCGGTGCGGGCATGGGGCGGGGGCGCGTGTGCGGCGCGCGGGGCCTCGTGGCGCGATGATCCGCCCCCCCCGCCCCGCCGCAGCGGGCCCCGCTCGGGGGCGCGGCGCTCAGAGGTTGTTGGCTATGGCGGTGGCCTCGAGTTGGACGGCGGCGAACAGGTCCTCGCTGTGCCTAACTTGGTCCGCGAGGGCGGGGAGGCGCGAGGCGAGCGTCAACTCGGTGGCGAGCACGGTGACCTTCATCCCGAGGGCGGTGCCGAGCACGATCCGGAGCACCGGCGTCAGGTGGTCCCACCCCGCGGTCGGCGACCCCTCGACGTACGAACCGCCGGCACTCGTCACCACCACCGCCGGACGTCCGGCCAGCGGCTGGCTCGGCGTCTCGTCGATCGTCGTCGTCACGCCCGGGACGTGGACGTAGTCGATCCAGGTCTTCAGCGTCGAGGGCAGCGAGTAGTTGTACATCGGCGCTCCGACCAGGAGGACGTCCGCGGCGAGCAACTCGTCGAGGATCGTCTGCTGCAGCGCCTCGTCCTCGGCCGGCGCGGTCTCGGTCGCGGTCCGCAGCCGCGGCGCCCAGTGCAGGGCCGGCGTCGAGAGCCGGGGGAGCGGATCGGTGTGCAGGTCGCGGTAGGTGACGGTGTGGTCGGCACCCCGGCCGGCCCACGTTTCGGCGAACGCTGCGGTGATCGCCCGGGAACGCGACCCGGTCAGGTCGGCGGACGAGTCCAGGTGCAGCAGGTGGGGCATGAGGGGTCCTCCGGACGCCGACGCGATGGTGCCCCACGGTTATAGCCCGGCCGATTCCGGGGTCGTCGGCGGTCTGGGTGTTTCGATTCCGCCATGCGAAGATGGCGAATTCTCCGACACGGACGGTGCGGGATTCCTACACTGAGCCGCCGGATGGTCTGGTGTCGCAAGGAGGCGGCGGATGTCGCGGTTACGCGTGTTTCTGGTGTCCGCAGTCGCCGCCGTACTCGTGGCGACCGCTTTGTCCGCCGTGCGCGCCACACCGGCGCTCGCCGACGTCGGCGGGTTGTCGAAGGGCGTCGCGGACGACGGCGCTCGCGTGGTGAGCGAGACGTTCGTCGAGTGGCAGAAGCTCGACATCGTCGTCGAATCGCCGGCGATGAACGGTCGGACCCCGGTGCGGCTCCTGCTGCCGAAGGACTACTTCACCCAGCCCGACCGGAAGTGGCCGACGCTGTACCTCATGCACGGCTGCTGCGAGCCGCAGGACTACAAGTCCTGGACTGCGTTCACCGACGTCTACGACTTCTTCCACAACCGCAACGTCCTGGTCGTGATGCCGAGCGACG carries:
- a CDS encoding ATP-binding protein, with the translated sequence MRGRRKTGAGRGIWSVAALSVLVLFAGALASLGVGSVLRDSADRAAARVMDNRTALMAAAVRAEVNRYLDQMRTLAAALGALETVTATSFSRATAPLGPISLPGATSIAFLVPAQHDQIAQVQAEWRQRGSDGLVVRPHGAGPHVISVLSNRLSSQGTLTNGIDITQAPAPYAAVEDSRRTGAVAVSDTYQLIIDRELPPSARQHAFVLTAPVQGLDAAGNFQFRGWIIMGLRGQDFIRATLSRVAQDHLDVSLAARNANGGETLVAGLVADSTERRDQQRTVDLPVAQRQWVLRTAAVSETLPGGSRIPAVALTTALLAFTALLAALVATLASARGRAERRVRAATAELRTTEREARDQARLLGTVLDTITEGVGVVDQQGRFLAHNPAAKRMLGIDLDADDPSQWQQHYGLFRPDGSEFPLEQLPLIRALAGEAPDDVEMLIRNPARPDGAVITVSARQLELADGSIGAVAVFHDITEARAHEVELQGFAGVVAHDLKSPLTTVVGYGELLEELLTEETTGAVRDEGLDHLHRIRVTAERMRRLIDDLLAYTSARDATVHRSSFPLGDLVHDVVAARLEASRAGEYFPDIYVGQLPCVQGDPVLVRQVLDNLIGNALKYTAPGQPARVDVTARPLPGAGDWVRVEVADRGIGLPPGEHGRVFARFHRAHTGESYPGTGLGLSICQRIVERHGGTIGASDNPGGGTRFWFTLPGGADPADAAEERPQAALTPDRASSGRSSSA
- a CDS encoding alpha/beta hydrolase family esterase — translated: MRTIMVLLVTVLAVAGCGRGGPDPAPTASPSAGTHAYSLRVGDLDRRYQVHVPAAAVGRTGVPAVIVLHGGGGSGSQVAEQTGFSALSDREGFLAVYPDGSGRTKLLTWNAGTCCSYARDQGIDDVGFVRALIDTLADRFGVGRVYVTGFSNGAMLTYRVGCELADRITAIAPVSGAMNVPSCDPARPLPVYTLHGDADPVVPYAGGTSASRIASEERAGAHRSVAYAVDFWTRADRCTVDPARSVDGAITSVRYTACAPGAEVRLDTVAGGGHAWPGGKSVRRGADAPTTELDATAAIWDFFRTRSG
- a CDS encoding FMN-dependent NADH-azoreductase, whose translation is MPHLLHLDSSADLTGSRSRAITAAFAETWAGRGADHTVTYRDLHTDPLPRLSTPALHWAPRLRTATETAPAEDEALQQTILDELLAADVLLVGAPMYNYSLPSTLKTWIDYVHVPGVTTTIDETPSQPLAGRPAVVVTSAGGSYVEGSPTAGWDHLTPVLRIVLGTALGMKVTVLATELTLASRLPALADQVRHSEDLFAAVQLEATAIANNL